The DNA region GAATGAAGAAGAAATCCAAATCCGAACGTTCAGTCGCTCGCCCTTGCAAATACGATCCGTAATATCCGACAATGGCAACATCTTGAGGATAATGAGTCTTAATATGTTTTACAATAATATCTGATACAGCAAAAACATCAACCATCAGATCACCTCTATTAATTCAAGTTAATATTGTCCTCTTGTACACCTTCGTTAAAGTAGCGGTTAGCTTAAAACTGATCCTAGCAAATTTGGGGACATTTATCTTATTCGTGACCTAATACCAAGACCCCTTTTAGAGGGTCATGTTCTGAGATTTACATTTGAAAATGAACATCATCAGAACCGAGCGCCACTTAAATGAAATCATTCTGCCTACACCCCCCCTCAAATTTATTAAATTATCGTTTCCCGTTATTCGAAAAAAGGCTACCACTAGGCACTAGGGTAGCCTTCTCTCACTTCAATTTTATGTGGTGTACGTCAGAGCAAAGATCCGACTTAAACATTCAGCGGTAATCCTCATCTATTCTACTCGAATGACCAGTTTCCCGCGTGTATGATGGGTTTCGCTTTTTTCGTGCGCTTCCCTCAGTCCTTGTTCACTCAAGGGGTATATCTCATCAATTATGGGTCTCAGCTTGCCCTCAGCAGCGAGCTCAGCCAACTGATCGAGTTGGTCCCCCTTGGGTTCCATCATGAACACGTTGGCCGTTACACCTGCTTCCTTAGCCAGCGCTTCATCCGGCTGTTCCACAAGCGATACCAGATGTCCACCGGCCTTCAATACCTTGAAGCTATCACGTTGAATGTCGCCACCCATCGTGTCCAGCACGACATCATACCCGGAGAGAATCTCCGAGAAGTCTTCTTTTTTATAATTGATAAAATGGTCCACTCCCAGCGAACGAAGCAATTCCTCATTCGATTCACTCGCCGTGGAAGCCACTTCAGCGCCAAGGTATTTGGCAATTTGGATGGCGTAGGTTCCTACACCACCTGCTCCCGCGTGAATGAGAACCTTCTGCCCTTTGGCAAGGCGACCATGGTCGACAAGTGCCTGCCAGGCCGTCATGGCGGCTAGCGGTATGGCAGCTGCTTCCTCAAAGCTCAGATTTTCCGGAATACGGGCAATGATGTCCG from Paenibacillus sp. JNUCC-31 includes:
- a CDS encoding NADP-dependent oxidoreductase; protein product: MKAIVIEKFGGAEQLKEKEMPKPACGVNQVLIRIHATSVNPVDFKVRQGHMKEAVDSFPLILGGDVAGTVTEAGSNVTRFRAGDRVFARPRHFGAYAEYVAVDADIIARIPENLSFEEAAAIPLAAMTAWQALVDHGRLAKGQKVLIHAGAGGVGTYAIQIAKYLGAEVASTASESNEELLRSLGVDHFINYKKEDFSEILSGYDVVLDTMGGDIQRDSFKVLKAGGHLVSLVEQPDEALAKEAGVTANVFMMEPKGDQLDQLAELAAEGKLRPIIDEIYPLSEQGLREAHEKSETHHTRGKLVIRVE